tagtccacagtaagtgctgttttaatTGGACTTTAACTATGAAATTTGTCTctattttcaataacagtcctgatgaatatgTTCAGTAATTTCCCTTTTTATTTTATCACTCACAGAATGCAGACACACTAAGTGCTCAACAGCTCAAGTCAATCCTGCACTGCCATCAGCAAAGGTCAGCTGTAGATCAGAAACCATTCAATGTTGGATAACATATAGAGGATTCTTCGAGTTAGTGAAAGAGACATATATAAGCCTTATATGCCACTAACAGACATGATATGCACAGAAAAGTGTACTAGGCTATAAGGTGTGTGTTATATTTAAGACAAGTTAACAAGTTGCAATTGCATGGACAAGACTGCATGAAATGTGAACTTGTTTccttgtgtgcatacatgtaataTCTTTGCTTGCATATTTAATATAATCTTTGAAACTGTTTGCCTGTGTTCTCTTTGTTGATGGTAAGATGGCAACATCAGTTCAAGACCAGTTTGTAAAACAAATGGGAGACCCATCCCACTTGTCTCATCTCTCCTCAGGACTTAACCAGTTACGGCATCAGGCTGCCTTCTGTGATGTCACTATCATTGTTGGAGATCAAAGATTTCCTGCTCACAAAGCAGTTCTAAGCTGTGCGAGTGACTACTTCCATGGCATGTTCACATTAGGGTTTCAAGAAAGTACAATGAGTGAAATTACTGTTCCTGGAACTGAAGAAAGCTTTGCCCAAATCTTGGACTTTGCTTATACAGGACACTTTTCTCTCTCAGTAAGAACAGTCACAGGTATTCTCAAAATGGCCTGTTACATGAATATGACCATAGCTGTAGAGTTATGTGCCGAGTacctcaaagatgtcaaagaTAAGCTTACAGTGGACGACTGTTTTGAGGTCTGGTCAATCGCAAGCAATCATATCAGTCTTTCAGATGTTACACAGATATACAGCAGCCATATTATCCAGAACTTTTTGAAGTGTGTTAATTCAAGAGTATTTCTGGAGAATTCCACCGCAAGTGTCATGATGGAGATCTTAAGTGATGAAGAAATAGAGACAGACACCACAACAGAAGAACAGATTCTGCAAGGAGCAGTAATGTGGCTGAAGTATGATTGGGAGCAGCGTAAGGTCCATGCTGTTGATCTCCTGAAGAAGATACGTCTTGGTTTGGTGCCAGTTGACAGACTCCAGGAGATCCTTGGTGAAGAGTTGCTAGCCATACCAGAGTGTAAGGATATGGTGAAGAAGGTTTTCAAGTTAAGTGATATCATGGATACTGCTTCACCCCAATTGATGGAGAGTCACCCAGACTTATTTGCGACCAGAAACACCATCACAGCTGTAGTACTTGTAAAGGAAGACAGTTATGAGTTGGGATCTGGTATTTCTGTAGTATGTGTTACTGAAACAGCATGTTACAAGCTCACCAAATTTGCTGATTTTCCTAGCAAATTTACATATCAAGAATCGGATGATCTGAGAAATGGTGTCGGAATATTGGTTTCTGATGGTCATTTGTATGGTGGAGGAGGCAAGGACTTTGCATTGTTTAGCACAACACCAGCACGACTAGAAAGTCATTACAAGTGTCTGTCTGAAAACAATTTCTTCCGGTATAATTCTGAGAAGAATGAATGGAATGCGCTTCCACCTATGCTCAAGATTCGTCACTCGCCTATAATGATTCAGGTTAATGAATGCATTTATTCAATTGGTATATCTGAAAATGCCGTAGCCATGAACAGTGTAATGGAGAAATATAGTTTCTCTAGAAACGAGTGGGAAATCGTTAGAGATGAGCTGGGCTTTATGGCATTTAATGTTGTAGTAGTTAATGGATATCTGTTGATCAAAGGAGTCATGTCTCACGGCTTACTCACATCAAGAATAGAACTTGTAAAGGTTACACTGTATAAACCAGTCAAAGATGAATGGTGGGATGTTTCACCTGTTGAACAGTTAGAACAAAGGTCATACTTTGTGGAAGTTGACAACATTTGCTACCTAATCACAGAGTCACACAAAGTAAAGAAGGTTCTTTGTGACTGTGAGAGTCATAGGCCTTCGATTATGATTGCAGAGACTGTGAATGAAGACACAGATACTTGGGTAAAAGTTGACGGAGCTATCGGTGTTGATGGCGAATTCACATTTGATAAACGCAAACTTGGCATGATACCAATGGCGTGCGATTGTGAAGCCCACGCAGAGAATGGAGTTAACAGAGATGAAGATGCATAGTAGTGTTATGTTGTACTACAGCAGTTTTAGTGGGTTTCTACTTAGCATGAAATACTTGCATCCATGTGATAAGTGTTATCCTGATTATAAATCTATTAGGACTTATttagagg
Above is a window of Amphiura filiformis chromosome 20, Afil_fr2py, whole genome shotgun sequence DNA encoding:
- the LOC140142919 gene encoding kelch repeat and BTB domain-containing protein 2-like isoform X1: MATSVQDQFVKQMGDPSHLSHLSSGLNQLRHQAAFCDVTIIVGDQRFPAHKAVLSCASDYFHGMFTLGFQESTMSEITVPGTEESFAQILDFAYTGHFSLSVRTVTGILKMACYMNMTIAVELCAEYLKDVKDKLTVDDCFEVWSIASNHISLSDVTQIYSSHIIQNFLKCVNSRVFLENSTASVMMEILSDEEIETDTTTEEQILQGAVMWLKYDWEQRKVHAVDLLKKIRLGLVPVDRLQEILGEELLAIPECKDMVKKVFKLSDIMDTASPQLMESHPDLFATRNTITAVVLVKEDSYELGSGISVVCVTETACYKLTKFADFPSKFTYQESDDLRNGVGILVSDGHLYGGGGKDFALFSTTPARLESHYKCLSENNFFRYNSEKNEWNALPPMLKIRHSPIMIQVNECIYSIGISENAVAMNSVMEKYSFSRNEWEIVRDELGFMAFNVVVVNGYLLIKGVMSHGLLTSRIELVKVTLYKPVKDEWWDVSPVEQLEQRSYFVEVDNICYLITESHKVKKVLCDCESHRPSIMIAETVNEDTDTWVKVDGAIGVDGEFTFDKRKLGMIPMACDCEAHAENGVNRDEDA